From the genome of Marinifilum sp. JC120:
GGAAATAATTAATCCGGCAACAGAAAAGCAGGTCCCGGACGGTCATAAAGGCGAAATAGTTATCAGCACCCTTTCACGCAGAGCCATGCCCCTGATCCGCTACCGTACCGGGGATGTAGGCTGCATTATGCCTGATGAATGTTCCTGCGGACTGCCTCTGCGCAGACTGGGGGCAGTGGAAGGCAGACTTGATGACGGCATAATCCTCCCCGGAGGGAGCAGGCTGGACCTTAACGAGCTGAACAATATAATTCTATCCCACAAGGCAATTCTTGATTTCACCGTGGAATACCAGCCTGAAGAAATGATCCTTTCCTTCAAGCTGGACGTACTTCCCGGCAGCAAACCCAGCCCGGAAATAAAAAAACTCCTTATGGCCTATCCAAAAATCAGCCAAGCCAGTGCCAACCACAATTTAAAAATTTCGACCAGACTTGCCAATCAGGACGGAACCATCCACTCCGGTTTCGGCAAACGAGCCATAACAATCAACCCGACAAAGGCCGGTACCCTATGAAAAAACTCATCTCCAATCTCTGTTCCCTGCTTGAATCCGGCAATGACCTCATTCTGGCTTCCATTATAAAAAGCTCCGGCTCCACCCCCCGCTCTTCGGGCAGTAAAATGATTGTCATGCGTGACGGTTCCATTGACGGCACCATCGGCGGAGGACTTGTGGAAGCACTGGTTCAGAAAGAGGCCGCTGAAATTTTTAACGATACCGCCAACACGGTGACCTTCCGCGAATTCGATCTTTCCAATGAACTGGCCGCCAATGCGGATATGATCTGCGGCGGGCATGTGGAAGTAATGCTTGAACACTTGCCTGCGGATGAGCCGACCATTGCTGTTTTCAACGATGTGAATGAAGCCTTACGCAAGGGAAAACACGCCGTCTTATTCACTGTGTCTAAAGGGAATCAGATACGAGAGAGACAGACTGTGCGCCCTTGCTGCCAGCTTCCGGAACTGCAATTTGCCGAAGAAAAAGAGGCTACCAGACTTCTTGAAGCCGCCCTTAAATCCGGAACCCCGGTAGTAGAGGAAATCGGCAAAACATTGCTGACCACAGAAGCCTTCATTCCGCAGCCGGACCTATATATTTTCGGAGCCGGACATGTTTCCCGGCCCACGGCAGAGCTGGCAACATCGGTTAACTTCCGCACCGTAGTACTGGACGACCGCGCCGACTTTGCCAATGACGACAGGTTCCCGCAAGCTGCTGAAATCCATTTGCTACCCGACTTCAAAGACTGCTTTGCCGGGTTAGAAGTGAATGATAATTCATACATCATTATCGTTACTCGCGGACACCTGCATGACAAAACCGTGCTGGGACAGGCCCTTACCACCCCGGCCCGCTATGTGGGCATGATCGGCAGCTCTAAAAAACGCAACGCCATCTACGATGCTCTGCGCGATGAGGGAGTTGCGCAAACGGAAATTGACCGCTGCCATTGTCCCATAGGCCTAACCATCGGAGCACAGACACCCGAGGAAATCGCAGTCTCAATTGTGGGAGAACTGATCCAGAAACGAGCCGGGGGTTGAACATGAAAATTTACGGACTGATTCTGGCGGCGGGTTTTTCGTCGCGCATGGGAAAACTAAAGGCTCTACTGCCGCTGGACGGATGCACGGTACTATCCCGCTGCATTCGCTCGCTGGTTAACGGCGGAGCCTCCGATGTCTTTGTGGTCACCGGCCACAAGGCGGATAAAGTCGGGTCCGAAGCAAAAGTGCTGGGAATGCACGAAATTTTCAACCCGGACTACGATCAAGGCATGTTTTCCTCGGTCAAAGCCGGGGTACAGGGATTGCCGGATGATGCTTCCGCCTTTCTAGTTCTGCCTGTGGATATTCCGTTGGTGCGCTCCTCAACCATCCGGGCTTTAACCTTTGATTATACATCAGCACCTGCTGATATCATCTATCCCTGCTTCAAGGGAGAACGGGGCCATCCACCGCTGATCAGTGCCAAGCTAATCCCCGAAATCCTAGCTCACGACGGTAGCGGCGGACTGCGTACGGTTCTTGACAGGCATGAACAAAATTCGCGGGAACGCAATATGCCGGATCTCGGCATCCTGCGTGACCTGGACACCCCCGCAGATTACGAACAGGCCCGCCTTATTTCCCGCCGCCGCGTTCCCCTGCCTGAAGAATGTGAAGCTCTCTGGGAACTGGCCGAAACCCCGCTCCAGACAAGAGAGCACTGTAAAACAGTAGCTGAGGCCGCATGTTTGATGGCAAAGGCCCTAAACAAAGCCCGCAAGCACCAAAAAACGCTGGACCTCAATATAGTCAAATGCGCGGCCCTGATGCATGATGTAGCCAAGCTCAAACGCAACCACGAAGCCGCAGGTGCGGCCATCCTAGCGGGTTACGGTTTTTCAGGCATTGCCGACATTGTCGCTGCTCACCGGGATACGGATATCAAGGCAGACTCACCGCTCACCGAACAGGAAATCGTCTTTCTGGCCGACAAACTTTTTCAAGGCACCAATCCGGTCTCCCTTGACCAACGTTACGGTAAAACCCTCGCAAGATGGAAAAGCGACCCCGATGCCGTTGCCGCCATAACCGGAAGACTTTCGCGGGCAAAGGACCTACTCCAGAGATATGAACAAGAAGCTGGGATAAGCATTCCCGAGCACCTACCCCGATTACAGGCAAAGGAACTTGTATGATCGTACTCATCCGCCACGGGGAAATTGAAGGCGCAAAAGGACGGGCCGTGGGTCAAATTGACCTGTCTCTTTCCACAAAAGGACTTAGGCAAGCCGCGCAACTTGCTGAATCATTAGACACCTTCCATCCACGGCGCATCTATTGCAGTCCCTTGACCAGAACCATGCAAACAGCATCCTTCATTGAAAAACAATGTAAACTTAAAGCAATCCCTGTCCCGGAAATTAAAGAAATCAATCTGGGGGAGTGGGACGGTCTCGACTTTGCTGAACTGAAAAGACTTTACCCGCACGAATATAAACAACGTGGCGAGGACATTGCAGGTTTCCGCGCTCCCGGTGGAGAAAATTTTACAGATGTGACGGAACGGGTCCGCTCTTTTCTGGAACAGCTTAATGATGCAAGTCCGGTCATAGCCGTTACCCATGCCGGAGTAATCAGGGTAATTATGCATATTGTATTGGGCTTTCCACTGGACAATATTTTCAGGATCAAACCGGACTACTGTCATGCTACGATCATAGAAAAAAAAGGTGATGATTTTTTTCTGAAAGGTTACAACTTTTCTCCGAAACCGGGATTGGACAAACAACTGCTTGAAATGATGCCGAAACACAGCTGATTCCCATATCCTTGACTTATTTCTCATGCAGGCGGACAATAAAATAATACAATAATTGTATGAAGATAGACATAATTTTAAGCAGAGGGAAGATATGCAGGTAACCAAATTCGCCATCCCGGAAGTTATTTTCGGGAACGGCAGTATAACCTATCTGGCTTCATGCGCCCAGAGACTGGGGGCCAAACGGGTCCTGCTGGTCAGTGACAAAGGTTTGGAAAAATCAGGCTGGGTAAAAATCATCATCAATCTTCTTAACGCCGCAAATCTTGACTGTGTATATTTCAACGGCCTGACCGCCAACCCGAGGGCCTGCCAGATTCAGCAGGGAGCGCAACTATACCGCGACCACAAGGCTGATGTTATCATCGGACTGGGCGGAGGAAGTCCCATTGACGCCTCCAAAGGTATTGCCATCATCGTCAGCAACGGCGGAGAAATCCACGACTATGAGGGAGCCAACCGCATCAGCCGCCCCCTGCCGCCCATGATATTCATCCCCACCACAGCCGGAAGCGGCTCCGATGTTTCGCAATACGCCATCATCACCGACAAAAAACGCAAAGTAAAAATGGCCATCATCAGTCGTTCGCTGGTGCCGAATATTTCAATTATTGATCCCGACCTGCTGGTCACCAAACCACGGGAGCTTATCCTTGCTTCGGCCGTTGATGCACTGGCCCACGCAATTGAATCATATGTTTCAAGATTGGCTTCTCCCTTTACGGAATCACAGGCCTTGACCGCCATCAGGCTCATTGCCGGCAATATCAAACCGGCAGCCAATTCCAAGGACCTTGAAGCCTTGAAGAATCTTTCCATCGCCAGCACAGCGGCAGGTATGTCCTTCAGCAACGCCGGGCTTGGGGTTGGTCACTCCCTGGCCCATTCCCTTGGCGGTCGCTACGACGTAACTCATGGTTTGACCCTGCCGATACTGCTTCCTTCCGTGGTTCGATTCAATAAACCCTGCGCTGAAAGGAAGATGGAAACCATTGCCCGGACCATCAATGAAAGCTGTCCGGCTCCGGCAAAACAGAAAAAGCACGATTTAAGCGATATCCTGCAATCAATGTTCGAAGAACTGGAAATTCCCATGCGCTTGCGGGAGATTGTACCGAACAACGACCAAATGGAAGAAATCTGCCGTCTGGCTGTGAAGGACGCCTGCTCGGTGACCAATCCGAGAGAAGCGGACTGTGACGACCTTATGAAAATTTGCGGAGAGTCGTGGTAATGGCTAACAAAACAGCACTGCATGATCTGATCGGAATTGAACATCACAAACTGAACTTTTTTCAAGAACTCCAGCAAAACATCAAAGAACTGAAGGGAATCAACCGGGAATCCGAGGATCAGCGCTGTGAAATAGCCGCCATCCTTGACGGCATAACCGATGTAATGATGGTCCTTTCCGAGGACCTGAAAATCATCTCGGTAAATAGAATTTTTGAACAGCTTTTCCCCGGCATCAATCCCATCGGCAAGAAATGTTACACCTTGTTCAGGGACAGCAAGCACCCCTGCCCGGAATGCCCGGCCTTCAAATCCCTTTCCACCAACTCGGTCTGCAAGGACTCTGCTATTTTCCGCATTGACGGCAAGAATCAGCAATTCGACATGGTCGCTTCCCCGCTGAAGACTCCCGGAACCGAAGAAGACCGCATCCTGATATTCAAAAGGGATGTGACTATGGAAAAAGAATATCAGGCAAAATTTTATCAGGCCGAAAAAATGGCTACCATCGGGGTTCTGGCTGCGGGTGTGGCCCACGAAATCAATAACCCCATGGCCGCCGTGGCCGGTTTTGCCGAAGGCATCCAGCGCAGACTAGCTAGGCTCGACAAGGATATTCCCGCAGAGTTGGCCGAAGATCTCTACGACTATACCAATACAATCCTGAAAGAATGTCTGCGCTGTCAGGATATTGTAAAGACCCTGCTTTCATTTAGCCGCCCGGTAGCCTCGGAGTTCATTCCCGTGGATATGAATCAGGTGGCTGAAGACACCCTGCGCTTGCTGGACCATCAGTTCCGCCGCTACCAGCAGGTGAAACTTGAGGTAAAACTGACTTCACCCATGCAGTTAATTTTAGGCAACGAGGCCCAGCTCAAACAGGTCATCCTTAACCTGCTGACCAACGCGGTTGATGCCATTGAGCATAATGGGAGAATCGACATTGAAACCTTTATTGAAAATGAACATGTTGGAGTGCGGGTCAGTGATTCCGGCTGCGGTATTCCCGAAGACAACAGAGACATGCTCTTTGAACCATTTTTTACCACCAAGCAGGTGGGCAAAGGAATCGGCATCGGGCTGTCTACCTGTTTTAACATTGTAAGAGAACACAACGGCGAAATCATAGTGGACAGTGAAGTAGGCAAAGGATCCAACTTTACCGTACTTTTCCCCCTTCAGAGAGATTAGAGAATGCCTGAATCATACAAAGTTCTTGTGGTGGACGATGAAGAATCCATCCTCAAGCTGCTCAGCAAAGAACTCGCAAGCCCGGAACGGGTACTACATACTGCCAACTGTGCCAAAACCGCACGGGAAATGGCCCGCAAGGAACGTTACGAAGTCATAATTTCCGACATCCGTCTGCCGGACGGTGACGGACTTGAATTGCTCACCGAATTCAAAGACATGGAGCCGGATGTTGAAGTTATCCTGATTACCGGGCACGGCAATATCGACAACGCGGTTGAAGCCATCCGCATCGGAGCCTACGATTACATTACCAAACCCTTCCGATTAGACCGGGTGGAACTGGTGGTGGACCGCGCATGGCAAAGAGTCTGCCTGACCCGCGAAAACCGAAGTTTCAAACATTCCCAAAAATGCGAAACAGCAGGGTCACAACTCATCGGCAGCTCTTCGCCCATCAAGCAGATTCGCCACCTGATCAACAAAGTCGCGCCCACGAATGTTCCGGTACTGATCACTGGGGAATCCGGGGCCGGTAAAGATGTGGTAGCCCACGCCATCCACTGCGCCAGCCAGCGCGCGGGCAAACCCATGATCGTAAAAAACTGCGCCACCCTGCAAAAAGAACTTTCACGAAGTGAACTGTTCGGACACACCAAAGGCTCCTTTACCGGAGCCACGGAAAACTGCGACGGCCTGATGACCTTCGCCCATACCGGGACCCTCTTCCTTGATGAAATCGGGGAACTGCCCATGGAAGTGCAAGCTTCCCTGCTGAGAGTACTGGAATCACATACCTTCCGCCGGGTGGGAGAAAAAGACGAGCGCACCGTGGATATCCGCTTCCTTTTTGCCACCAACCGCAACCTTGCCAAGGAAGTAGAGGAAGGAAGATTTCACGAAGCTCTTTTCCATCGCATCAACGTTTTCAACATCAGCCTGCCGGAGCTCAAAGACCGCCGCGAGGATGTGCCCCTGCTCATCGATTTTTTCATCAACAAACTCGGTTTCCAGATGGGCCAGGGCGAATACACGGTCAGCGAACGGGCCATGCAATGCATGCTATCCTACCACTGGCCGGGAAATGTACGAGAACTGCGTAACGTGCTGGAACGCAGCATTATTTTGGCCGATAACAACAACATAACCTGCGCCTGCCTGCCCAAAGAAATCGCCGACCAGCCGGAACGCGAAGGAGAGGCCGGAATTCTCTCCCTTGAAAGAATGGAGCGCGAACACATCATCAAGGCCCTCGACTTCCTCAACGGCAACCGCCAGAAAGCCGCGCAGGCACTAGGCATCGGCCGCAAGACCCTTTACCGCAAGATTGATAAGTATAATTTGTAGAGTAGAATCAAATAATAATCAGATGGCTCTTTCTTAATCATCTGAAACCGCCCTGTGGAAACATGGGGCGGTTTTTAATTTCCATACCATTTTAGTGCCAAATCAAACCCAGCTTCACTGCAACTGGACTAATTTCCCTGTTCAGGCAGGATACACTTTCATAAATTCTAAAAGGGGAACATCATGCATAAAACTATCTTGGTTTTAATAATTCTCTCATTATTCGTAAGTTCGGCAGCTTATGCTGCTCCGCTTCAGGCCGGCGCAAATTTCCCGGACATCCCGCTTGCAGGCAAACTGACCGAAAGTCAAAAAAAGTATCTCGACCTGAAGGGCGACGGTCCATGGAAAATCAGCGATATTGATGCGGACTATATTATTATAGAAGTGTACAGTATGTACTGCCCGCATTGCCAGAGAGAAGCACCGACAGTAAACACCTTCTACAATCTGCTCAACAAATCTAAAGAATGTGCAGAGGTGAAATTTATCGGCCTTGCCGCTGGCAATACTGAATTTGAAATAGATTTTTTCAAAGAAAAATTCGGAGTAGAATTCCCGATCTTTGCTGACCCCGAACTCCTTATCCACGATAAAATGGGCCAGCCGGGAACCCCGCATTTCTTTTTACTGCAAAAGGATAGCAATAATTACAAAGTGATTCTGTCCCATGAAGGACCTTTTGAATCGGCAGAAAAATTCATGACCCGAATCAAGGACAAACTTTAGGAGAATAAAAATGAAAAGAACTATTCTCTGTACTATTTCCATACTCCTGCTGGCCTGTGCAAATGTTCAGGCCAAAGTTGCCAAGGAGCAAATATTCAAGTCAGCAAAGCTCAAACCTGTAGACAGCGTGCTGAAAGTCAAAGTTGGGGAGACAGCCCCGGACTTCATTCTACCCTCCACTTCCGGCAATGAGGTCACCCTGTCATCCTACCGAGGCAAAAAGAATGTTGTTATCTCATTTGTTCCCG
Proteins encoded in this window:
- a CDS encoding XdhC/CoxI family protein — protein: MKKLISNLCSLLESGNDLILASIIKSSGSTPRSSGSKMIVMRDGSIDGTIGGGLVEALVQKEAAEIFNDTANTVTFREFDLSNELAANADMICGGHVEVMLEHLPADEPTIAVFNDVNEALRKGKHAVLFTVSKGNQIRERQTVRPCCQLPELQFAEEKEATRLLEAALKSGTPVVEEIGKTLLTTEAFIPQPDLYIFGAGHVSRPTAELATSVNFRTVVLDDRADFANDDRFPQAAEIHLLPDFKDCFAGLEVNDNSYIIIVTRGHLHDKTVLGQALTTPARYVGMIGSSKKRNAIYDALRDEGVAQTEIDRCHCPIGLTIGAQTPEEIAVSIVGELIQKRAGG
- a CDS encoding HD domain-containing protein; amino-acid sequence: MKIYGLILAAGFSSRMGKLKALLPLDGCTVLSRCIRSLVNGGASDVFVVTGHKADKVGSEAKVLGMHEIFNPDYDQGMFSSVKAGVQGLPDDASAFLVLPVDIPLVRSSTIRALTFDYTSAPADIIYPCFKGERGHPPLISAKLIPEILAHDGSGGLRTVLDRHEQNSRERNMPDLGILRDLDTPADYEQARLISRRRVPLPEECEALWELAETPLQTREHCKTVAEAACLMAKALNKARKHQKTLDLNIVKCAALMHDVAKLKRNHEAAGAAILAGYGFSGIADIVAAHRDTDIKADSPLTEQEIVFLADKLFQGTNPVSLDQRYGKTLARWKSDPDAVAAITGRLSRAKDLLQRYEQEAGISIPEHLPRLQAKELV
- a CDS encoding histidine phosphatase family protein — its product is MIVLIRHGEIEGAKGRAVGQIDLSLSTKGLRQAAQLAESLDTFHPRRIYCSPLTRTMQTASFIEKQCKLKAIPVPEIKEINLGEWDGLDFAELKRLYPHEYKQRGEDIAGFRAPGGENFTDVTERVRSFLEQLNDASPVIAVTHAGVIRVIMHIVLGFPLDNIFRIKPDYCHATIIEKKGDDFFLKGYNFSPKPGLDKQLLEMMPKHS
- a CDS encoding iron-containing alcohol dehydrogenase, whose translation is MQVTKFAIPEVIFGNGSITYLASCAQRLGAKRVLLVSDKGLEKSGWVKIIINLLNAANLDCVYFNGLTANPRACQIQQGAQLYRDHKADVIIGLGGGSPIDASKGIAIIVSNGGEIHDYEGANRISRPLPPMIFIPTTAGSGSDVSQYAIITDKKRKVKMAIISRSLVPNISIIDPDLLVTKPRELILASAVDALAHAIESYVSRLASPFTESQALTAIRLIAGNIKPAANSKDLEALKNLSIASTAAGMSFSNAGLGVGHSLAHSLGGRYDVTHGLTLPILLPSVVRFNKPCAERKMETIARTINESCPAPAKQKKHDLSDILQSMFEELEIPMRLREIVPNNDQMEEICRLAVKDACSVTNPREADCDDLMKICGESW
- a CDS encoding PAS domain-containing protein; the encoded protein is MANKTALHDLIGIEHHKLNFFQELQQNIKELKGINRESEDQRCEIAAILDGITDVMMVLSEDLKIISVNRIFEQLFPGINPIGKKCYTLFRDSKHPCPECPAFKSLSTNSVCKDSAIFRIDGKNQQFDMVASPLKTPGTEEDRILIFKRDVTMEKEYQAKFYQAEKMATIGVLAAGVAHEINNPMAAVAGFAEGIQRRLARLDKDIPAELAEDLYDYTNTILKECLRCQDIVKTLLSFSRPVASEFIPVDMNQVAEDTLRLLDHQFRRYQQVKLEVKLTSPMQLILGNEAQLKQVILNLLTNAVDAIEHNGRIDIETFIENEHVGVRVSDSGCGIPEDNRDMLFEPFFTTKQVGKGIGIGLSTCFNIVREHNGEIIVDSEVGKGSNFTVLFPLQRD
- a CDS encoding sigma-54-dependent Fis family transcriptional regulator is translated as MPESYKVLVVDDEESILKLLSKELASPERVLHTANCAKTAREMARKERYEVIISDIRLPDGDGLELLTEFKDMEPDVEVILITGHGNIDNAVEAIRIGAYDYITKPFRLDRVELVVDRAWQRVCLTRENRSFKHSQKCETAGSQLIGSSSPIKQIRHLINKVAPTNVPVLITGESGAGKDVVAHAIHCASQRAGKPMIVKNCATLQKELSRSELFGHTKGSFTGATENCDGLMTFAHTGTLFLDEIGELPMEVQASLLRVLESHTFRRVGEKDERTVDIRFLFATNRNLAKEVEEGRFHEALFHRINVFNISLPELKDRREDVPLLIDFFINKLGFQMGQGEYTVSERAMQCMLSYHWPGNVRELRNVLERSIILADNNNITCACLPKEIADQPEREGEAGILSLERMEREHIIKALDFLNGNRQKAAQALGIGRKTLYRKIDKYNL
- a CDS encoding TlpA family protein disulfide reductase; amino-acid sequence: MHKTILVLIILSLFVSSAAYAAPLQAGANFPDIPLAGKLTESQKKYLDLKGDGPWKISDIDADYIIIEVYSMYCPHCQREAPTVNTFYNLLNKSKECAEVKFIGLAAGNTEFEIDFFKEKFGVEFPIFADPELLIHDKMGQPGTPHFFLLQKDSNNYKVILSHEGPFESAEKFMTRIKDKL